Within Gammaproteobacteria bacterium, the genomic segment GATGCTCGACAGGATGGGGATCATCGGGAACACGCAGGGAGTGAACGACAACAGCAGGCCGAAGCCGAAGAAGGTCAGCATGGTCAGCAGCACATTGCCGCTGGCCAGTCGCGCGGCGATGCGGTCCTGCTCGGCGAGCGGGGCGGACGTGTCCGCGGCCGTCGTCATCGCCGCGGCGACCGGAGCTGCCGTGGTTGGGGGTGCGGCGGCTGCCGTGCCGATGCCCAGCGCGGCGGGCAGGTCGACGACCAGATCCTTGGTCTGCGGCGGATAGCAGATGCCCGCCTCGGCGCAGCCTTGGTAACCGAGCGTCACGCGTGCGGCGGTCGGCGCAGTCGACGTACGGGTGAGCGGGACACGCGCCTCGACGCCGTCGTGATAGACCTCGACCCGCCCGAAGGTCTCGTCGTCCTTGATCTCGCCGGCCGGGAACTGCGCGGGCTGTAACGCGATGCCCGCGCCGTCCTCCAGCGTGATGCGGAGCTTGTCGCGGTAGAGATAGTAGTCTTTCGCGATGTCCCAGCGCACGATGAGCGCCGTGCCGTCGGGGCTGGCGATTACCGAGGGCTGAAAGGCGATCTCGGGATCGAGGAAGTCGTTGCCGTCGCCGAAGCCGAAGCCGAGATCACGGCCGAGATCGCGACCGAAGGCGGACAGTTTTTCGAGGGGGTCGGCGGCCGCTTTATCGGTTTTCGTGGCCGTTGCGGCAGCGGCGACCGGGGCCGCCGCTGCGAGGTCGAGTTGGGCGGTCTGGGTATGGGGTGGATAGCAGATGCCCAGATCGGCGCAGCCCTGCGAAATGGCGACGAGTTTCAGTTCGGCGGGTGCGCCGGCGGCGCGCAGCACCGGGATGTCGATGGGTACGGCGCCGCGGTAGATCTCCACCCGGCCGAAGAACTCGTCGTCCGTGACCTTGCCATCCGGAAAGACCGGTGCGCCGAGGGTGATGCCGGGGGTATCGGATTTGAGCTGGATGCGGCTGCGGTACATATAGTAGCCGTCGGCCACCTGCCACTCGACCCGGACACGCTCGGGCCCCGTGACACGCGCGTCGAAGGCGAAGGCCTTATCCGGTTCCAGCAGTTCGTCGTCCCCCCATTGCGCCGACGCCAGGCCCGGCGCGGTCAACCACAGCAGGACGACAAGGAAGGAGAAGATGCGCGGGTGGGTTCGGGTCATGGAGTCGTATCCAGGCTGCTGTCGATGCTGCTATCTATCCAGGCGAGGTAGGCGGCCAGGCCGTCACTCACTGGGACAGCAATAATTTCAGGAAGTTCATAAGGATGCCGGGCCTGCAAGACATCGCGCAGGGCCTCGAACCGGTCCTGCCGCGTCTTGATGAGCAGCAGACATTCGGTGTC encodes:
- a CDS encoding protein-disulfide reductase DsbD — its product is MTRTHPRIFSFLVVLLWLTAPGLASAQWGDDELLEPDKAFAFDARVTGPERVRVEWQVADGYYMYRSRIQLKSDTPGITLGAPVFPDGKVTDDEFFGRVEIYRGAVPIDIPVLRAAGAPAELKLVAISQGCADLGICYPPHTQTAQLDLAAAAPVAAAATATKTDKAAADPLEKLSAFGRDLGRDLGFGFGDGNDFLDPEIAFQPSVIASPDGTALIVRWDIAKDYYLYRDKLRITLEDGAGIALQPAQFPAGEIKDDETFGRVEVYHDGVEARVPLTRTSTAPTAARVTLGYQGCAEAGICYPPQTKDLVVDLPAALGIGTAAAAPPTTAAPVAAAMTTAADTSAPLAEQDRIAARLASGNVLLTMLTFFGFGLLLSFTPCVFPMIPILSSIIIGQGEKITTGRAFTLSLIYVLAMALTYTGAGVAAGLSGENLQAAFQNPWILGSFAAVFVLLSLSMFGFYELQMPASLQSKLSQVSGRQKSGSLTGVAIMGFLSALIVGPCVAAPLAGALIYISQSGDPYLGGAALFALSMGMGVPLLIIGTGAGKYLPKAGGWMNIVKAVFGVMLLAVAIWMLERILPVSVSMALWAGLLIISAVYMGALDALDVDATGWHKLWKGLGLILLVYGGLQLVGVATGGRDVLQPLRGAAFSGNATMATARTQVEFRKIKSVEDLEREVRQASAQGKGVMLDFFAEWCTDCHRMIKNTFSNSGVQAALGNVVTLKADVTANDDVDKALLKHFGLYGPPAILFFGTDGQELARQRVVGYMDAEKFTAHVQRAFGGF
- a CDS encoding divalent-cation tolerance protein CutA, whose translation is MPDSHCIVLCTVPDADQGAALAEGLVADRLAACVNIVPGLTSVYRWQGAVQRDTECLLLIKTRQDRFEALRDVLQARHPYELPEIIAVPVSDGLAAYLAWIDSSIDSSLDTTP